The Etheostoma spectabile isolate EspeVRDwgs_2016 chromosome 4, UIUC_Espe_1.0, whole genome shotgun sequence sequence TGCAGACGATTGAGATGTTTAAAGATAAACCAGAGAGGACATCTCAATAAACAGAATACGTGAATGTCACATATAGATCTGAAACATGCTCAACATGAATAACTGTGTCTCCAAGATGGAGAAAAAGTACATGCATCATTGTCAGTGACACTGACAATGTAGAGGCACTCCCATTCAGAACAATGGTTACTTCACAGAGTAACATCTGAATCAGAAATAAGGGACTacctttaaaatataaaatagctAACCTGCAAATATCACAGaaatacacaacacaatatGACCCTTACAAAAGGTAATACAACTTAAACATTACGGAACTCAAAATGAGACTACTACAAGAATGAGGATGAGGTTAAATGTCCAAGAGTACAAGTACAGTTGCTCGTTTTCCTCATGAGCTTCACTTTTGTCCTCGGGACGTCTACCACGGTCTCCAGACGGCGCTGTGGACTGGACTCTTCTCTTTGGTGATGCTGGTCTGGACTGTGGAGCTCAGAAGAGAGAAGTCAGCCTCTCTCAGGTTGTTATCAGAGGAAGACTGCAGCTTGTTGATGTGGTTCAGCAGTCTTCTCTGGGACTGGGTCTTCACCTGCTCTTTGTCGAGGAAGTGTGTCACCTCTTGGACACATCTGGAATAGCCCCGACTGACAGCTGCTGACTCCAAAGGTTGATTCTGCTGCTGCAGCCGTCTCAGGACACAAACTGTCATCTCCAGGATGTCTGCTTTCTCCAGCTTGGAGTCTGGCTGCTGTTTGAGGAACTCTGGACTCAGGAGAGACTTGAGCTGCTCAATGCTGCTGTTGATTCGCTCTCTGCGTAACTTCTCCACCAGAGGCTTTCTGAGCTGCAGGAAGAAGAACAAAGTCATTAATAATCTTATTCTGGAGTGAAGTATTAGCATGATCAAAGACAACTTCTCATTGACAATATTTAAGTCTTCTTGAATCTTTAATTTACCTTGTGGGTCAGAGTCAGATGCTCCTGAGAATTGGTCATTGCTGCAGTGATTGTAGGTGCCATGTCTGGATCTCTGTGCTGTAGAGGTCTCTGTAGAGAGAATCTGATCTCTGCTGGCTTCATCCCTCCTATTTATAGTCCCGCATCTCCATATGAATGTGTGGGTCTGGGTCTGGCTGGAGTTTCTCACagtctcagccaatcagagagcttGGTGAGNNNNNNNNNNAGGGATGCAGCACACTTAATGCTGTTATTGCCTGGGGGACAATGGTTAGATCTCAGGGGAACAGCTGgaggactgtgtatgtgtgtgtgtggggtgtttg is a genomic window containing:
- the LOC116687928 gene encoding transcription factor HES-5, translating into MKPAEIRFSLQRPLQHRDPDMAPTITAAMTNSQEHLTLTHKLRKPLVEKLRRERINSSIEQLKSLLSPEFLKQQPDSKLEKADILEMTVCVLRRLQQQNQPLESAAVSRGYSRCVQEVTHFLDKEQVKTQSQRRLLNHINKLQSSSDNNLREADFSLLSSTVQTSITKEKSPVHSAVWRPW